AGGGCGTCATAATCGATGTCGCGGAATTCGATATGCGATACGCCAAGCACAATCGCATCAAATTTCGCTTCCGGGATGACATTTACCGTCTTTAATCCGTATTCGTGTTGTACTTCTGCAGGATTCGCCCATGGATCGAAAACAGAGACTTTTATGCCATATTCCTCGAGCGCGGCAATCACGTCGACTATTTTGGTATTGCGCACATCCGGGCAGTTTTCCTTGAAAGTAATGCCCAGCATCAGCAATTCTGCCCCATTGACGACAACGCCTTTTCGGATCATGAGCTTCACGACTTCAGATGCTACGTAAGAACCCATACTATCATTGAGCCTTCTTCCGGCGAGGATAATTTCCGGATGGTAGCCGGATTCCTGTGCCTTCTGTGCCAGGTAGTAAGGGTCTACCCCGATACAGTGCCCCCCGACGAGCCCTGGTCGAAACGGAAGGAAATTCCATTTTGTGCCTGCTGCCTCCAGCACGGCATTGGTGTCAATTCCGAGCTTGTTGAAGATTTTGGACAGTTCGTTTACGAAAGCAATGTTGATGTCGCGTTGCGAGTTTTCAATCACTTTGGCGGCTTCAGCCACCCTAATGGTTGGCGCCAGGTGTGTCCCGGCAGTGATCACCGATTTGTAGAGTTGGTCGACTTTCTGTCCGATTTCGGGAGTCGAACCCGCAGTGACCTTGAGGATTTTCTCGACCGTATGCTCCTTGTCGCCCGGGTTGATTCGCTCAGGCGAATAGCCCGCGAAAAAATCGACGTTGAATTTTAACCCACTGATTTTTTCAAGCACCGGAACACATTCTTCTTCAGTGACTCCGGGATAAACCGTGGATTCATATATGACGATGTC
The nucleotide sequence above comes from Flavobacterium magnum. Encoded proteins:
- a CDS encoding nucleotide sugar dehydrogenase, with translation MKIAVIGLGYVGLPLARLFATKYRVVGFDINQNRVQELNSGVDNTLEVEKELLESVLLKDASDDAVGLWCSADSEDIKDCNYYVVTVPTPVDKNNRPDLTPLYKSSETVGKVLKKGDIVIYESTVYPGVTEEECVPVLEKISGLKFNVDFFAGYSPERINPGDKEHTVEKILKVTAGSTPEIGQKVDQLYKSVITAGTHLAPTIRVAEAAKVIENSQRDINIAFVNELSKIFNKLGIDTNAVLEAAGTKWNFLPFRPGLVGGHCIGVDPYYLAQKAQESGYHPEIILAGRRLNDSMGSYVASEVVKLMIRKGVVVNGAELLMLGITFKENCPDVRNTKIVDVIAALEEYGIKVSVFDPWANPAEVQHEYGLKTVNVIPEAKFDAIVLGVSHIEFRDIDYDALKKANAVLYDVKGMLGDKADGRL